One Streptomyces sp. V4I8 genomic window carries:
- a CDS encoding LLM class F420-dependent oxidoreductase yields the protein MDFSVVAVAREDDSPVEEPLRVAVAADRLGYREVWAGEGPTWDSFVLAAAIGRATERIALTAGPVAVSVREPFGIARGAASVAAVTGRPVGVALGTSSKRVVEGVHGVPRVRPAAAMEASAAALRVFLHGKPGEPIVPGSAFPRRLQPPGGPLTVAAFGDRAIVTAAAHADRMLLDLVSPEQVRTLRAKLTAAAERVGHTPPTLASWLPAAVDPDPESLAQVLRSIAGYLPVPGYSDMFEAAGFGEAVELARTGADPGTLVRALPAAAAGMVGLVGDLDAVRARVEEYAEAGLDEIALVPATAGDPGGERTLTALKQAC from the coding sequence ATGGACTTCAGCGTGGTTGCCGTGGCACGGGAGGACGACAGTCCGGTCGAGGAGCCGCTGCGGGTGGCGGTGGCCGCCGACCGGCTCGGGTACCGCGAGGTGTGGGCGGGGGAGGGGCCGACGTGGGACTCCTTCGTCCTCGCCGCGGCCATCGGGCGGGCCACCGAGCGCATCGCGCTGACGGCGGGTCCCGTGGCGGTGTCGGTGCGCGAGCCGTTCGGCATCGCGCGGGGCGCCGCCTCGGTCGCCGCCGTCACCGGGCGGCCCGTCGGGGTGGCGCTGGGGACGTCCAGCAAGCGGGTCGTCGAGGGCGTGCACGGGGTGCCCCGGGTGCGGCCCGCGGCGGCGATGGAGGCCTCAGCGGCGGCCCTGCGCGTCTTCCTGCACGGCAAGCCCGGTGAGCCGATCGTCCCCGGCAGCGCCTTCCCGCGCCGCCTCCAGCCGCCCGGCGGGCCGCTCACCGTGGCGGCGTTCGGCGACCGCGCGATCGTCACGGCGGCGGCGCACGCCGACCGGATGCTGCTCGACCTCGTCTCTCCGGAACAGGTACGGACGCTGCGGGCCAAGCTGACGGCGGCCGCCGAGCGCGTCGGCCATACGCCCCCGACGCTGGCCTCCTGGCTACCGGCCGCCGTCGATCCGGACCCCGAGTCCCTCGCCCAGGTGCTGCGGAGCATCGCCGGGTATCTCCCGGTGCCCGGCTACAGCGACATGTTCGAGGCTGCCGGTTTCGGGGAGGCGGTCGAGCTGGCCCGTACCGGTGCCGACCCGGGCACGCTGGTCCGTGCGCTGCCCGCTGCGGCGGCCGGCATGGTCGGCCTGGTGGGCGACTTGGACGCCGTACGCGCGCGGGTCGAGGAGTACGCCGAGGCAGGCCTCGACGAGATCGCCCTCGTCCCGGCGACCGCGGGTGATCCGGGTGGGGAGCGGACGCTGACGGCGCTCAAACAGGCCTGCTGA
- a CDS encoding glycoside hydrolase family 15 protein has product MAGRIEDYALIGDMQTAALVCRDGTVDWLCLPRFDSHAIFAGLLGTEEHGFWRLGPAHASDAPPPTAARRTYRGDSLILESEWDTPRGTVRVIDFMPPRDGAPQLIRIVEGVSGRVPMRSALRMRFSYGRVVPWVHKHEGRTVAVAGPDSVWFDAETETYGKSLTTYSDFTVAPGERIAFTISWEPSHKQPPALPEPEQSLEATEEFWREWVEHCTYHGPYREAVIRSLITLKALTYAPTGGIVAAPTTSLPEDIGGVRNWDYRYTWLRDAAITLSSLLRTGYREEARAWREWLLRAVAGDPENLQIMYGIAGERELGEAELDWLPGYEASAPVRVGNGAAHQLQLDVYGEVTEALHLAHMTGLARNDYASLLQLKLIRYLEDHWDEPDEGIWEVRGPRRHFVHSKVMAWVAVDRTIKLIESGDADGPLERWRELRDDIHRDVCEKGYDKERNTFTQSYGSKELDASLLLIPQMGFLPPDDKRVIGTIEAIQRELSTSDGFILRYPTQGDDEGVDGLPGDEGAFLACSFWMADDLAMIGRVDEARKLFEKLLSLRNDLGLLAEEWDPRLQRQVGNFPQAFSHVPLIDTALRLTASGAYGG; this is encoded by the coding sequence GTGGCCGGGCGCATCGAAGACTACGCACTCATCGGAGACATGCAGACAGCGGCGCTGGTCTGCCGGGACGGCACAGTGGACTGGCTGTGCCTGCCCCGCTTCGACTCGCATGCCATCTTCGCCGGGCTGCTGGGCACCGAGGAGCACGGTTTCTGGCGGCTCGGCCCCGCCCATGCCTCCGACGCCCCGCCGCCCACCGCGGCCCGGCGCACCTACCGCGGCGACTCGTTGATCCTGGAGTCCGAGTGGGACACGCCGCGCGGCACGGTCCGGGTGATCGACTTCATGCCCCCGCGTGACGGCGCGCCCCAGCTGATCCGGATCGTGGAGGGCGTCTCGGGCCGGGTGCCGATGCGCTCGGCGCTCAGGATGCGTTTCTCGTACGGCCGGGTCGTGCCGTGGGTGCACAAGCACGAGGGCCGTACGGTCGCCGTCGCCGGTCCGGACTCGGTGTGGTTCGACGCGGAGACCGAGACCTACGGCAAGTCGCTGACGACGTACTCGGACTTCACGGTCGCCCCGGGTGAGCGGATCGCGTTCACCATTTCCTGGGAGCCCTCGCACAAGCAGCCGCCCGCGCTGCCGGAGCCGGAGCAGTCGCTGGAGGCGACGGAGGAGTTCTGGCGCGAGTGGGTCGAGCACTGCACGTACCACGGCCCCTACCGCGAGGCGGTGATCCGCTCGCTGATCACGCTGAAGGCGCTGACGTACGCCCCGACCGGCGGCATCGTCGCCGCCCCGACGACCTCCCTGCCCGAGGACATCGGCGGCGTCCGCAACTGGGACTACCGCTACACCTGGCTGCGCGACGCGGCCATCACCCTGTCCTCGCTGCTGCGCACCGGCTACCGCGAGGAGGCCCGCGCCTGGCGCGAGTGGCTGCTGCGGGCGGTCGCGGGCGACCCGGAGAACCTGCAGATCATGTACGGCATCGCCGGCGAGCGTGAGCTGGGCGAGGCCGAGCTGGACTGGCTGCCCGGCTACGAGGCCTCCGCCCCGGTCCGGGTCGGCAACGGCGCCGCACACCAGCTCCAGCTGGACGTCTACGGCGAGGTCACCGAGGCCCTGCACCTGGCCCATATGACGGGCCTGGCCCGCAACGACTACGCCTCGCTGCTCCAGCTCAAGCTCATCCGCTACCTGGAGGACCACTGGGACGAGCCGGACGAGGGCATCTGGGAGGTGCGCGGCCCGCGTCGCCACTTCGTGCACTCCAAGGTCATGGCCTGGGTCGCCGTCGACCGCACGATCAAGCTCATCGAGTCCGGCGACGCCGACGGCCCGCTGGAGCGGTGGCGCGAGCTGCGCGACGACATCCACCGGGACGTGTGTGAGAAGGGTTACGACAAGGAGCGCAACACCTTCACGCAGTCGTACGGCTCGAAGGAGCTGGACGCCTCGCTGCTGCTGATCCCGCAGATGGGCTTCCTGCCGCCGGACGACAAGCGCGTCATCGGCACCATCGAGGCGATCCAGCGCGAGCTGTCCACCTCGGACGGCTTCATTCTGCGCTACCCGACCCAGGGCGACGACGAGGGCGTCGACGGCCTCCCCGGCGACGAGGGCGCCTTCCTCGCCTGCTCGTTCTGGATGGCGGACGACCTGGCGATGATCGGCCGCGTCGACGAGGCCCGCAAGCTGTTCGAGAAGCTGCTGTCGCTGCGCAACGACCTCGGTCTGCTGGCCGAGGAGTGGGACCCGCGTCTGCAGCGCCAGGTCGGCAACTTCCCGCAGGCCTTCAGCCATGTTCCGCTGATCGACACCGCCCTGCGGCTGACGGCGTCGGGGGCCTACGGCGGCTGA
- a CDS encoding FAD-binding oxidoreductase: MASPSKAGAALAALREDLAGDVFAPADFGYDDARVVFNTMIDRRPAVIAQCVDEDDVVRAVRFARELDLNIAVRGGGHSVAGMALNDNGLVIDLRHMRAVTVDPAAEAVRVAGGATMSDLDRATEVFGLATTGGRASTTGVGGFVLGGGTGWLDRWCGLAVDNLLGVELVTADGSRVRANADENPDLFWALHGGGGNYGIATAITLKLHELPDFAMAMVLYRPEFAPDAVRTFRDVIESGPDEVGGGAIHFTGPPEDFVPPSLVGTLVCGVLLTYAGAEQDMRKYAEPLLALPHEAEVVGAMPYADVQCMIDDPPGMRHYWSAEYVTGAPDDLVDVYCAAGRSMPVPTGTQHALLPQGGAVAAGPHEFPVPYRDAPWAVHPYGMWEDPADDERCVRWVRDVRADVRPWSTGAVYLNFIGDEGAERVVAGLGAENTRRLAELKRRYDPDNVFRFNHNIRPG, from the coding sequence ATGGCCTCCCCGTCGAAGGCGGGCGCGGCCCTCGCCGCGCTGCGCGAGGATCTCGCCGGTGACGTGTTCGCGCCGGCGGACTTCGGTTACGACGACGCCCGGGTCGTCTTCAACACCATGATCGACCGGCGGCCCGCGGTGATCGCCCAGTGCGTGGACGAGGACGACGTCGTCCGGGCCGTGCGGTTCGCCCGCGAGCTGGACCTGAACATCGCGGTGCGCGGCGGCGGGCACAGCGTCGCGGGCATGGCCCTGAACGACAACGGTCTGGTGATCGACCTGCGCCATATGCGCGCCGTCACCGTCGACCCGGCGGCCGAGGCGGTACGGGTCGCGGGCGGGGCCACGATGAGCGACCTGGACCGCGCCACCGAGGTGTTCGGCCTCGCCACGACCGGCGGCCGGGCGTCGACCACCGGCGTCGGCGGCTTCGTCCTCGGCGGCGGCACGGGCTGGCTGGACCGCTGGTGCGGGCTCGCCGTGGACAATCTGCTCGGCGTGGAGCTGGTCACCGCCGACGGCAGCCGGGTCCGCGCGAACGCGGACGAGAACCCGGACCTGTTCTGGGCCCTGCACGGGGGCGGCGGCAACTACGGCATCGCCACCGCGATCACCCTGAAGCTGCACGAGCTGCCCGACTTCGCCATGGCGATGGTGCTGTACCGGCCCGAGTTCGCGCCGGACGCCGTACGCACCTTCCGGGACGTGATCGAGTCCGGCCCCGACGAGGTGGGCGGCGGCGCCATCCACTTCACCGGCCCGCCCGAGGACTTCGTGCCGCCGTCCCTGGTCGGCACTCTGGTGTGCGGTGTGCTCCTGACGTACGCCGGTGCCGAGCAGGACATGCGCAAGTACGCCGAGCCGCTGCTGGCGCTGCCGCACGAGGCCGAGGTCGTCGGCGCGATGCCGTACGCCGACGTGCAGTGCATGATCGACGATCCGCCCGGCATGCGGCACTACTGGTCGGCGGAGTACGTGACGGGCGCGCCGGACGACCTCGTCGACGTCTACTGCGCGGCCGGGCGGTCCATGCCCGTGCCGACCGGCACCCAGCACGCGCTCCTGCCGCAGGGCGGGGCGGTCGCGGCCGGTCCGCACGAGTTCCCGGTGCCGTACCGGGACGCGCCCTGGGCGGTGCATCCCTACGGCATGTGGGAGGACCCGGCGGACGACGAGCGGTGCGTACGGTGGGTCCGTGACGTCCGCGCGGACGTGCGGCCGTGGAGCACGGGCGCGGTCTATCTGAACTTCATCGGCGACGAGGGAGCGGAGCGGGTGGTGGCCGGTCTGGGCGCCGAGAACACGCGGCGGCTGGCGGAGCTGAAGCGGCGGTACGACCCGGACAACGTCTTCCGGTTCAACCACAACATCAGGCCGGGCTGA